From Geomonas agri, one genomic window encodes:
- a CDS encoding (Fe-S)-binding protein, which produces MQPDPMIFTPLLAAAGLIFAWSCYRRFSLVGVGAAEDRCSSLQERLQGMFLFAFLQKRVVSRPFGINHLFIFWSFLILAVANTEFLVAGVVPAAKLSRILPMALYQPLLIAFDVVSLCALAAIVVALVRRAVAPPYEGARTGEAFAILSMIGTLMLAYFGLHAAEIALGQEPAAQAMPISSALASLLAGQGPYTLESLAQICWWLHAGVLLFFLNYLPYSKHMHILAAIPNCFFKGLDTPNTQPREEFVEGNVYGAGSIDRFTWKDLFDSFSCTECGRCEKSCPAASTGKPLNPRLVMHDIKVNLLANGGLVQRGGEPAVPVIGDAEGSIKPDALWSCTSCGACLAACPVFIEQMPKITKMRRHLVQMEADFPEELLNLFENMEQRSNPWGIAPGERGKWAGGREVQQFEAGKTEYLYFVGCAGSFDSRSKQVTLAMTRIMEAAGVSYGIFGKEEKCCGDSLRRLGNEYLFDKMARENVAQFQEKGVTKVVTQCPHCFTTLKNDYRQYGLELEVIPHAEFIESLLAQGKLKLDHHAKKGGNIVFHDSCYLGRHNGVYEAPRTVIAQATGTAPAEMERNRENSFCCGAGGGRMWMEEHLGERINLNRVSEALEGNPSTICTTCPYCMTMMEDGLKDRSSGGTTVKDIAELVAEGLKG; this is translated from the coding sequence ATGCAACCTGATCCTATGATCTTCACACCCCTTCTGGCGGCCGCGGGACTGATCTTCGCCTGGAGCTGCTACCGCCGCTTCAGCCTGGTCGGCGTTGGCGCCGCCGAGGACCGCTGCTCCAGTCTGCAGGAAAGGCTGCAGGGGATGTTCCTGTTCGCCTTCCTCCAGAAGCGCGTGGTCAGCCGTCCCTTCGGCATCAACCATCTCTTCATCTTCTGGTCGTTCCTGATCCTGGCCGTCGCCAATACCGAATTCCTGGTGGCGGGCGTGGTCCCGGCGGCGAAGCTGTCGCGGATCCTGCCGATGGCGCTGTACCAGCCGCTGCTGATTGCCTTCGATGTGGTTTCGCTCTGCGCCCTCGCGGCAATCGTGGTTGCCTTGGTGAGAAGGGCGGTGGCTCCTCCTTATGAGGGAGCCCGCACCGGCGAGGCCTTCGCCATCCTTTCCATGATCGGGACCCTGATGCTGGCCTACTTCGGCCTGCACGCGGCGGAAATCGCCCTGGGGCAGGAACCCGCGGCGCAGGCGATGCCTATTTCGTCTGCCCTTGCGTCACTGTTAGCGGGGCAGGGGCCGTACACCCTGGAAAGCCTGGCGCAGATCTGCTGGTGGCTGCACGCCGGCGTGCTCCTGTTCTTCCTGAACTACCTCCCCTACAGCAAGCACATGCACATTCTGGCGGCGATCCCGAACTGCTTCTTCAAGGGGCTCGATACGCCCAACACGCAACCGCGCGAGGAGTTCGTCGAGGGGAACGTGTACGGTGCCGGGAGCATCGACCGCTTTACCTGGAAGGACCTCTTCGACTCCTTCTCCTGCACCGAGTGCGGCCGCTGCGAGAAGTCCTGCCCGGCCGCCAGCACCGGTAAGCCGCTCAACCCGCGCCTGGTCATGCACGACATCAAGGTGAACCTGCTCGCTAACGGCGGCCTTGTGCAGCGCGGCGGTGAGCCGGCCGTGCCGGTCATCGGCGACGCCGAAGGGAGCATCAAGCCCGACGCCCTCTGGTCCTGCACCAGCTGCGGCGCCTGTCTTGCCGCCTGCCCGGTCTTCATCGAGCAGATGCCGAAGATCACCAAGATGCGCCGGCACCTGGTGCAGATGGAAGCGGACTTTCCGGAAGAGCTCCTGAACCTCTTCGAGAACATGGAGCAGCGCTCCAACCCGTGGGGCATCGCGCCGGGCGAGCGCGGCAAGTGGGCCGGCGGACGAGAGGTGCAGCAGTTCGAGGCGGGCAAGACCGAGTACCTCTACTTCGTGGGGTGCGCCGGCTCCTTCGATTCGCGCAGCAAGCAGGTCACCCTGGCCATGACCAGGATCATGGAGGCGGCGGGCGTCTCCTACGGCATCTTCGGCAAGGAGGAGAAGTGCTGCGGCGACAGCCTGCGCCGGCTCGGCAACGAGTACCTCTTCGACAAGATGGCACGGGAAAACGTGGCGCAGTTCCAGGAAAAGGGAGTCACCAAGGTGGTCACCCAGTGCCCGCACTGCTTCACCACGCTGAAGAACGATTACCGTCAGTACGGCCTGGAGCTGGAGGTGATACCGCACGCGGAGTTCATCGAATCGCTGCTGGCCCAGGGGAAACTGAAGCTCGACCACCATGCCAAGAAGGGCGGCAACATCGTCTTCCACGATTCCTGCTACCTGGGACGCCACAACGGCGTCTACGAGGCGCCGCGCACGGTCATCGCGCAGGCGACCGGCACTGCGCCGGCTGAGATGGAGCGTAACCGCGAGAACTCCTTCTGCTGCGGCGCCGGCGGCGGGCGCATGTGGATGGAAGAGCACCTGGGCGAGCGGATCAACCTGAACCGGGTCAGCGAGGCGCTGGAGGGGAATCCCAGTACCATCTGCACCACCTGCCCCTACTGCATGACCATGATGGAAGACGGGCTGAAGGATCGTTCCAGCGGCGGCACCACCGTGAAGGACATCGCGGAGTTGGTGGCAGAAGGTTTAAAAGGCTAG
- a CDS encoding radical SAM/SPASM family putative metalloenzyme maturase → MQSNAAALSEFMPANEPAFREYPSKLFVETTSRCNLNCVMCMKQNGDGSRAKDGDLDLATFSELEPALPNVEALVLNGVGEPLLNTRLEHFISRAKKLMPAGSWIGFQSNGLLLSHLRAVSLLNAGVDRVCLSMDGVDATTFSSIRSGSQLVDLEHALNALGAAKSACHRPDMEIGVEFVVMRDNLAQLPAALSWAAEFGVSFALVSHLHPFDEPHLEQCSYDLCSDEAITLYQSWKSKADLKGVDISRYFEILWSYHKSEQERRVIDFVAAMKADANQRGITLDLKRLFAMDMSQIHESQGIFEEAAQVARRTGIDLRLPEIARREKRGCSFVEKGSAFISWDGGMHPCYHLWHSCRSYANGWQHPVYPWVFGNVKDRGILDIWNSPAFRRYRENVVRHDYPSCAECNTSPCDLVQAERFDQDCYVNTEPCGSCLWSSGVFRCLD, encoded by the coding sequence ATGCAAAGCAACGCAGCGGCGCTGTCTGAATTCATGCCTGCCAACGAGCCGGCCTTTCGTGAGTACCCTTCCAAGCTGTTCGTGGAAACCACCAGCCGCTGCAACCTGAACTGCGTCATGTGCATGAAGCAGAACGGGGACGGCAGCCGGGCCAAGGACGGTGACCTCGACCTCGCCACATTCAGCGAACTGGAACCGGCGCTCCCCAACGTGGAGGCGCTGGTGCTCAACGGCGTCGGCGAGCCGCTCTTGAACACGCGGCTTGAACACTTCATCAGCCGGGCCAAGAAGCTGATGCCGGCAGGAAGCTGGATCGGCTTCCAGAGTAACGGCCTGCTCCTCTCGCACCTGCGCGCCGTGTCGCTCTTGAACGCGGGCGTGGACCGGGTTTGCCTCTCCATGGACGGCGTGGACGCTACCACCTTCAGCTCCATCCGCTCGGGGAGCCAGCTGGTGGACCTGGAGCACGCCCTGAACGCGCTGGGCGCCGCCAAGTCCGCCTGCCACCGCCCCGACATGGAGATCGGCGTCGAGTTCGTGGTGATGCGGGATAACCTGGCGCAGCTCCCCGCGGCGCTCTCCTGGGCGGCCGAGTTCGGGGTCAGCTTTGCGTTGGTCTCCCACCTGCACCCGTTCGACGAACCGCACCTCGAGCAGTGCAGCTACGACCTCTGCAGCGACGAGGCCATCACCCTGTACCAGAGCTGGAAGAGCAAGGCGGACCTGAAGGGGGTCGACATCAGCCGTTATTTCGAGATCCTGTGGAGCTATCACAAGTCCGAGCAGGAGCGGCGGGTCATCGATTTCGTGGCGGCGATGAAGGCGGATGCGAACCAGCGCGGCATCACGCTGGACCTGAAGCGGCTGTTCGCCATGGACATGTCGCAGATCCATGAAAGCCAGGGGATTTTCGAGGAGGCGGCGCAGGTGGCGCGCCGGACCGGGATTGACCTGAGGCTGCCGGAGATCGCCCGGCGCGAGAAGCGTGGTTGCAGCTTCGTGGAGAAGGGGAGCGCTTTCATTTCCTGGGACGGCGGCATGCATCCCTGCTACCACCTCTGGCACAGCTGCCGCTCCTACGCCAACGGCTGGCAGCACCCGGTGTACCCGTGGGTGTTCGGCAACGTGAAGGATCGCGGTATTTTGGACATCTGGAACAGCCCGGCATTCCGCCGCTACCGGGAGAACGTGGTGCGCCACGACTACCCGTCCTGCGCCGAGTGCAACACCTCGCCCTGCGACCTGGTCCAGGCCGAGCGCTTCGACCAGGACTGCTACGTCAACACTGAGCCCTGCGGCAGCTGCCTGTGGAGTTCCGGGGTCTTCAGGTGCCTGGACTGA
- a CDS encoding ATP-binding protein has product MWHIKNMSLQRRFFLLSFSIILIFSIAVTATLFVAQKNKLELSIENKGKAFAEYIASVCTDALILQDTLQLDALVAVVHDDEVVYVVIEDADGTALTTATASLKGHHPLLARHLQHLPSDAPLSTIINSLRQDTYIMELSQGVRVDSAQLGTVRIGLSRQNIHAQLLRQATIILMGMLFMSLTLAITLNLAANRLVLRPVSELAQVANQLSAGNMAARVKSTSVAEIETVCRSFNLMAQRLERDITELKQAEADVRLAQESQEAILNSMPDLMFRTDRDGVIVEFHSSQIGLLYLPPEQFMGKRIAEILPEEPTRVIMEALAEAEKTGTHRGAVYSLPMPQGELWFELAVTAMGNPCTGFILLVRDITQRKRLEEEQQQLEKQLLHAQKLESLGVLAGGIAHDFNNILMAIMGNAELALMRINKESPAIGNLRSIEQASARAADLAAQMLAYSGKGKFIIESLDLNRLLQEMLHMLEVSISKKAQLSFNLARSLPHIEGDATQIRQVVMNLVINASEALGERNGTISVKTGSMECDSSYLKNVWQNEELAEGQYVYLEIADTGCGMDKETLTRMFDPFFTTKFTGRGLGMAAVLGIIRGHNGALVVESEPGVGTTIKILIPAGEQPQSDLHQPPSPPEPEDWEGTGYVLLVDDEETVRNIGAEMLRELGFSPMTASEGWEALELYKSVPGIRLVILDLTMPHMDGDQCLSELKKIDPNVQVVMSSGYSELELQRKFSGQHVAGFIQKPYTLSALRNVLKEVSPGT; this is encoded by the coding sequence ATGTGGCACATCAAAAACATGAGCCTGCAGCGAAGGTTTTTCCTCCTTTCCTTCAGCATCATCCTCATTTTTTCCATCGCGGTAACGGCGACGTTGTTCGTCGCCCAGAAGAACAAGCTGGAACTTTCCATCGAGAACAAGGGCAAGGCCTTCGCGGAGTACATCGCCTCGGTCTGCACGGACGCGCTGATACTGCAAGATACCTTGCAGCTGGACGCCCTGGTCGCCGTGGTACATGACGACGAGGTTGTCTACGTCGTCATCGAGGACGCGGACGGCACCGCGCTCACGACGGCCACTGCCAGCCTCAAGGGACATCACCCACTGCTGGCGAGGCACCTGCAGCACCTCCCCTCCGACGCGCCCCTCAGCACCATTATCAACTCCCTGAGGCAGGACACATACATCATGGAGCTGTCGCAGGGGGTCAGAGTCGACTCGGCTCAACTCGGCACCGTGCGCATCGGGCTCAGCCGACAAAATATCCACGCGCAACTGCTGCGCCAGGCCACCATCATCCTGATGGGCATGCTGTTCATGTCCCTCACCCTCGCCATCACCCTCAACCTTGCCGCCAACCGTTTGGTCCTGCGCCCAGTCAGCGAACTGGCCCAGGTGGCCAACCAGCTATCGGCTGGGAACATGGCTGCCAGGGTGAAGTCTACGTCCGTCGCCGAAATCGAAACGGTATGCAGGAGCTTCAACCTGATGGCGCAGCGCCTGGAGCGCGACATCACGGAGCTCAAGCAGGCCGAGGCTGACGTGCGGCTGGCCCAGGAGTCGCAGGAAGCGATCCTCAATTCCATGCCCGACCTGATGTTCCGGACCGACCGGGACGGGGTCATCGTCGAATTTCACTCCTCACAGATAGGCTTGCTGTACCTCCCCCCGGAGCAGTTCATGGGAAAGAGGATTGCCGAGATCTTGCCTGAAGAACCGACACGGGTGATCATGGAGGCCCTGGCAGAAGCGGAGAAAACCGGCACACACAGGGGCGCCGTGTATTCCCTCCCGATGCCGCAAGGAGAGCTGTGGTTCGAGCTTGCGGTCACCGCGATGGGGAATCCATGCACCGGGTTCATACTGCTGGTCCGCGACATCACCCAGCGCAAGCGGTTGGAGGAAGAGCAACAGCAGCTCGAAAAACAGCTGCTGCACGCCCAGAAGCTGGAAAGCCTCGGGGTGCTGGCCGGGGGCATTGCCCACGACTTCAACAACATCCTCATGGCCATCATGGGCAATGCCGAACTGGCCCTGATGCGCATCAACAAGGAATCGCCGGCGATAGGGAACCTGCGCAGCATAGAGCAGGCCTCAGCCCGGGCCGCCGACCTGGCGGCACAGATGCTCGCCTATTCCGGCAAGGGGAAGTTCATTATCGAAAGCCTGGACCTCAATCGTCTGTTGCAAGAGATGCTGCACATGCTCGAGGTTTCCATCTCCAAGAAGGCTCAGCTCAGCTTCAATCTCGCCCGGTCGCTCCCGCACATCGAGGGCGACGCGACCCAGATCCGCCAGGTCGTCATGAACCTGGTCATTAACGCCTCCGAAGCGTTGGGAGAGCGCAACGGGACCATCTCGGTAAAAACCGGTAGCATGGAGTGCGACAGCAGTTACCTGAAGAACGTCTGGCAGAACGAGGAGCTTGCAGAGGGGCAGTATGTTTATCTGGAGATAGCAGACACCGGCTGTGGCATGGACAAGGAAACGCTGACGAGGATGTTCGACCCCTTTTTCACCACCAAGTTTACCGGTCGCGGTCTGGGGATGGCGGCGGTACTTGGGATCATCAGGGGGCACAACGGAGCCCTCGTCGTGGAAAGCGAGCCGGGCGTAGGGACTACCATCAAGATACTTATCCCGGCGGGCGAGCAGCCCCAGTCCGATTTACACCAGCCCCCCTCCCCGCCCGAGCCGGAGGATTGGGAAGGGACCGGATACGTACTTCTTGTCGACGATGAGGAGACGGTGCGCAACATTGGCGCCGAGATGCTCAGGGAACTTGGTTTCTCCCCGATGACCGCCAGCGAGGGGTGGGAAGCTCTGGAACTGTACAAGTCCGTCCCCGGCATCCGGTTGGTGATCCTGGACCTGACCATGCCGCACATGGATGGTGACCAGTGCCTGAGCGAGCTGAAAAAGATCGACCCCAACGTGCAGGTGGTCATGTCCAGCGGTTACAGCGAACTCGAGCTGCAGCGGAAATTTTCCGGCCAGCACGTCGCGGGGTTCATCCAGAAACCCTACACACTATCGGCGCTCAGAAACGTTTTGAAAGAGGTCAGTCCAGGCACCTGA